The nucleotide sequence GCGGCAACCCGCCACCTCTTCACCACCACTCTACTCGCCGGATGTTTTACCTTAATAACGCCCAGTTGTGCAATATTTAAAGAATGCCGCACAAGGGGCATTTAGTCTGCCTGGCAAATCAACCCCAATACGCCCTCAAAATATGTCGGCCATGTTTGCGGCGGCCCTTGCCAAAAGCCAAACGGCTTTCGCAGTTGCTTACGCCAGCTAAAACATGTTCCAGAACGAGGGCTTGACCGGTTTGAGCTTTCTGCGGGCCGCCACCATGTCCAGATGCATCATGCCCAGGGCAAGGGCATCCAGATTGGGAACAAACTCGCGCTCGCGCAAATCGACAGACGGGCAATACGACTTGCACTTGGTGCACCAGTCCAGCCGCTCGCCGTGGGCGGCATTGCCGCTTTCGCGCAGCAGCTCCATTACGCCGCTGCCTTCCTCGCCGCATGCCGGGCACGCACCGCGCCGAAACTTCCAGTCAGCGCCGCACAAGCCGCAGTGCAGATGTTTTTTACCACCCCCACCGGCAAGAAAAGCGTTTTTTTCATCTATGGAGGCCTTGTCCAGCCAGCCGATGGTGGGCAGTGATCCGCATACAGGGCAGTAGCCCTGCCGCCACACGTCGCCCGCCTCCCAGGGAGTTTCCCCTTCTGAAGCCGCCAGCGAAGTCATGGCCCGTAAAACCGGCGCAACAACAAACCCTGCCGCAAAATTCAGCACCAGAGGGTCGAGCTTGAGCTTTTCAGCCAGCCCCGCAAGCGCCTTTCTGTCGCCAGAGGCGACAGCGGCAACGATTTCTTCTGCCCTTTGCGCCTCAGCCCCGTCAGGTTTTGTAAAAAAATCAGCAAGCGCGGCCTTGTGCGGAACCACAGCGTCCATACGGCACAGCAGGGGCAGCAGTTTTTCCGCGCTGATGCGCACTGCCGGGGCTATGCCAGCAAAACTCGCTCCGGACAGCAGCGACACCCCCTGTTCCATCCGTTCGGTCTGCCCCTGCGGCAGTGCAATGCCGTGTTGTTTGAGACAGTTTGCCAGCTCGCCCACAAGTTCTTCCTGTGCGGCGAGCAACGGTTCAAAAGACCGCAGCACAGGGGCCAGCACAGGACGCCATGCAATAACTTCTTCAAGGGTTTGGGCAACCGTTTGCCTGGTAGCAGCCATTGATACTCCATACGTCGGTGATGCCCGACAGCTATCCAGAACCATGCAACGCCAGGACGGCATCCTGAGCGTTTTATAATGCCACCCGGCGCATACGCCGCTGTGGCCGGCTTGCCCGCGCCGACAGAGCCATACCTGCCTTGGAGCCGGGCGGAACAAAAACCGTGGGCCTTCCGAACAAATTTCACACCAGCGCAAAGACCATGCGACCTTGCCGGATTTTGCCCCAATGGTGAACCAAAGCGGAAGTTTTGCCAAGCCCCCGCCCTGTATTTCCGGCTCCCGAGGCCTTGCGGCCACGGGAGCCTTTTGCACGCGCCTACATAAAGGCCGCGTGCTCGTAATAATGTTCTTTTTCTTCCGCCAACAGGTAAATGACGCTCACGTCCTTGACGTCAGCCAAAAAAGCCTTGGGAAAGGTCTTTTTGACGATCTCAAGGCGCTTTTGGGCCATGGGCAGAATTTCTTCCCTTTCGCCAAAGGCCATGGTTCCCGTGGGGCACGTCTTGACGCAAATGGGCAGCATGCCCGCGTTCACGCGGTCAATGCACATGTCGCACTTGGTAAGGCGCTTGGTCTTGGGATCAAGCCGCGGAATATTGTAGGGGCAGGCGTCAATGACGGCCTGCGCGTCTTGCGGGCTCAGCTGGGCGCTTTTTTCGGTGGCGATGACCATGCCGGTCTTGGCGTCCTTGATGATGGCCCCAGGCACCGCCATATCGGCCACATCCTTGCAGATGGGCGTAAGGCAGTGGCGGCACTGGTCGGGAAAGAAGTTCCAGACAACCGTGCCGTCGGGCTTCATGCGCTCGCGAAAACGAACAATTTTAAGATTGTTGGGGTTCAGATCCGGCGGATTCTGATGCGTGCCGCGCTGCTTGGTTTCATTGGCGGGCAGGTCATGCCATTCCTTACAGGCCAACTGGCAGCCCCGGCATGCCGTGCACCGAGTGGTGTCGATCAAAAATGTCTTCGGCATAGCAATGCTCCTTGGCGGGCGCACTCCCAGGGGGAGTGCGCCCGGCTCGTTAGCCTATTTCGGTCAGCTTATCAGCCTTGCGCAGGTTTACGCAGCAGGCCTTGGATTCAGGAATGGTGGTGTTGGGATCATAGGCCCCAACGGTCAGCCGGTTGGTGGAGTCGCCGCACTTGGGCGTTGTCCAGCCAAAGGCAAAGGGCATACCCACCAGGTGGATTGTTCTGCCCATGACCGTAAAGGGACGAATGCGCACCGTCACCATGGCGATGGCCTCGCATGTGCCGCGAATGCTCTCAAGCACGACGCCGTCGCCGTTCTTGATGCCCTTTTCCTTGGCCAGCTCGGGGCTCATTTCCACATAGAGCTGGGGTTCGGTTTCAAGCAGGTTGGGCACATTGCGCGTTTCGCCGCCGCCGCACCAGTGTTCGGTGAGGCTGTAGGTGGTCAGCACATAGGGGTAGTTGGGGTCAGCCGGTGCGGCGATCTTGTCCATATCTGAGGTATGGAACTTGTACACCGGGCTGCTCAGCTGCTTGGAGAAGGGGTGGCTCGCCAGAGGCGTTTCCGCGGGCTCGTAGTGCTCGGGGAAAGGCCCGTCGGCGGGGCCAGCGCCAAAGAACTGGGCGTGCCCGTCCTTCACCATGATGAAGGGCAGCTTGCCGCCTTCCTTGGCCATGGGCGGCCATGGGCCGTCGGGCACGTCGCCCACCCATTTGGTTCCGTCCCATTCAATAACGGCCCTCTTGGGGTTGAACGGCTTGCCGTTTACGTCCACAGAGGCGCGGTTGTACAGGATGCGGCGGTTGACGGGCCAGCACCACGACCAGTTGGGGAACAGACCAATATTGGCCTGCATGGGCGTCTGGCTGGTGTTGCGGCGTTTGGACTTGTTGCCGTCCTCTTCCGTCCAGCTGCCTGCGTATATCCAGTTGAGCGACGAGGTCGTGCCGTCGTCCTTCAACGCTGCAAAGGCAGGCACCTGCTGGCCGCGCTTGTACTGCTTGTCGCCCACCTTGCTGTCGGCCCAGAAAAGGCCGTTGATGCGGCGCGCCCATTCAGCGGCATCGTACTTGTCCGTCCAGTTCATCTTGAGGATGGGATCGGGCAGCTGGCCGCCTTCGGCCTTGTACAGCTCGCGGAGGGTGTTGAACAGGGGCACGACGATGTCGGCAAAGTTGCGGGCTTCGCCGCCGGGCTTGACGCCCTGGTCAAACCACTGCAACCAGCGGCCGCTGTTGCTGATGGTGCCTTCTTTTTCAATGCGGTGGGCCGAGGGCAGCAAAAACACTTCGGTCTTGCAGGCCTTGGGGTCCACGCCCGGACGCTTCCAGTTGTCTGTGGTCTCCGAGTTATGCAGCTCGGAGCACACGAGCCAGTCCAGCTTGTCCAGGGCGGCGCGCATCTTGTTGGTGTTGGGGAAGCTGTTCATGGGGTTCACGCCAAAGATGAAGCCGCCGCGCATCTTGCCCTGATAGACCTTGTCCATGGCAAACATGTACGAGCAGTCTTCGCCCGGCTCCAGCTTGGGCAGCAGGCCGTAGCAGAAGTCATTTTCAGGCGTGGCCTCGTCGCCAAACCAGCCCTTGAGCAGACTGGCGATATACTTGGGACGGTTGCCCCACCAGTTGGCGCTGTTGGGCAGCGTGGTTACGGGGGTATTGGCCTTGTTGTAATCGGCCAGGGTCTGCCACGGGGCCTGGGGCGTAGCGTGGTAGCCGGGCAGGTTGTTGTACAGCAGGGCGTGGTCTGTGGAGCCCTGCACATTGGGCTCGCCGCGCAGGGCGTTGATGCCGCCGCCCGCCACGCCGATATTGCCCAGCAACAGCTGGATCAGCGAAGACAGGCGGATGTTCTGCACGCCGACGGTGTGCTGCGTCCAGCCCAGGGCATACAGGATGGTGCCGGCCTTGTCGGGGCCGCCGGTAGCGCAAAAGGCCTTGTAGACCTTGAGCAGGTTTTCCTGCGAAACGCCGGTTACGTCAGAGACGTTTTTGAGCGTGTAGCGGGAATAGTGCTGGCGCATCAGGTTGATGACGCAGCGCTCGTTTTGGAAGGTGGGGTCGATGAGCGGCCCGCCGTCAGGGCCTTTTTCCAGAACCCAGGACGACTTGTCGTACTTGCGTGCGGCGGGATCATAGCCGCTGAAAAGACCGTCGTTGAAAGCGTAATTCTTGCCAACCACAAAGGCGGCGTTGGTGTACTTTTCAACGTAGTCCTTAAAGTACAGCTTGTTTTCCAGAATATAGTTGAGCATGCCGCCCAGGAAGGGAATATCCGTACCCGAGCGCAAAGGCACATGAAAGTCGCAACGGGCTGACGTGCGCGAGAACTTGGGGTCGACGTGCATGAGCACGGCCCCGTTGTCCTTGGCCCGCATAACCCACTTAAAGGCGACAGGATGATGTTCAGCGGCATTGCTGCCGATAATAAGCACTGCATCGCTATTCTTGATATCGATCCAGTGGTTCGTCATAGCACCGCGTCCGAACGACTCTGCCAGAGCCGCAACAGTGGGGCTGTGTCAGACCCGCGCCTGGTGGTCCATATGGACAACACCCAGGCCGCGCATTGCTTGGTGAATAACTGCGCATTCCTCGTTGGAGGCGTGCGAGGTTCCCATCCAGAAGATGGAATCGAGACGGTTGACCGTCTGCCCCTTGGCGTTTTTGATGATAAAGTCTTTGTCGCGGGTGTCTTTTACCCGGCGGGCAATCTGGGCGAGGGTCCAGTCCCAGTCTTTTTCGACCCAATGATCGCTGTTGGGCGCGCGGTAAAGCGGCTTTTTCAGGCGATGGTCATTTGTGTACATGCTGAAGAGAGCCGCGCCCTTGGCGCAAAGAGCGCCTTCGTTGACAGGAAAGTCGGGGTCGCCCTCTGTGGAAACCAGCTTGCCGTCACGCACATAGGCAATGACCTGGCAGCAGACCGAACAGAATGGACAGACGCTAATGACTTCCTTGGCGCCTTCTATCTTGAGTTTTACGGCGTAAGCCTGAGCTTCGCCCAGGTCGAAGCCCAGCTGCCCCAATGAGAGGCAGAGAACCCCTGCACCGACGCCCTTGAGGAAACTCCTCCGGGTGCTATTCATGATGCTACTCCTTTTTTAGGCCAATCACGCAACGCAAGGGCCGAAAATCCTGCGTTGAACAAGACGCCTCTGAACTGCGTCAACTAACGATAATGGAGATTTGTTTTCACCATAGTTTAAAAAACGTGATATCGCAAGATACTTAGCTTTTTTTGCATGAAAGCTCCCCTATTTGTGAGCTTTTTCCCAATTATAAAACTTTCTATATGATTCCATGGTGAT is from Desulfovibrio desulfuricans and encodes:
- a CDS encoding formate dehydrogenase accessory protein FdhE gives rise to the protein MAATRQTVAQTLEEVIAWRPVLAPVLRSFEPLLAAQEELVGELANCLKQHGIALPQGQTERMEQGVSLLSGASFAGIAPAVRISAEKLLPLLCRMDAVVPHKAALADFFTKPDGAEAQRAEEIVAAVASGDRKALAGLAEKLKLDPLVLNFAAGFVVAPVLRAMTSLAASEGETPWEAGDVWRQGYCPVCGSLPTIGWLDKASIDEKNAFLAGGGGKKHLHCGLCGADWKFRRGACPACGEEGSGVMELLRESGNAAHGERLDWCTKCKSYCPSVDLREREFVPNLDALALGMMHLDMVAARRKLKPVKPSFWNMF
- a CDS encoding 4Fe-4S dicluster domain-containing protein, translating into MPKTFLIDTTRCTACRGCQLACKEWHDLPANETKQRGTHQNPPDLNPNNLKIVRFRERMKPDGTVVWNFFPDQCRHCLTPICKDVADMAVPGAIIKDAKTGMVIATEKSAQLSPQDAQAVIDACPYNIPRLDPKTKRLTKCDMCIDRVNAGMLPICVKTCPTGTMAFGEREEILPMAQKRLEIVKKTFPKAFLADVKDVSVIYLLAEEKEHYYEHAAFM
- the fdnG gene encoding formate dehydrogenase-N subunit alpha, with protein sequence MNSTRRSFLKGVGAGVLCLSLGQLGFDLGEAQAYAVKLKIEGAKEVISVCPFCSVCCQVIAYVRDGKLVSTEGDPDFPVNEGALCAKGAALFSMYTNDHRLKKPLYRAPNSDHWVEKDWDWTLAQIARRVKDTRDKDFIIKNAKGQTVNRLDSIFWMGTSHASNEECAVIHQAMRGLGVVHMDHQARVUHSPTVAALAESFGRGAMTNHWIDIKNSDAVLIIGSNAAEHHPVAFKWVMRAKDNGAVLMHVDPKFSRTSARCDFHVPLRSGTDIPFLGGMLNYILENKLYFKDYVEKYTNAAFVVGKNYAFNDGLFSGYDPAARKYDKSSWVLEKGPDGGPLIDPTFQNERCVINLMRQHYSRYTLKNVSDVTGVSQENLLKVYKAFCATGGPDKAGTILYALGWTQHTVGVQNIRLSSLIQLLLGNIGVAGGGINALRGEPNVQGSTDHALLYNNLPGYHATPQAPWQTLADYNKANTPVTTLPNSANWWGNRPKYIASLLKGWFGDEATPENDFCYGLLPKLEPGEDCSYMFAMDKVYQGKMRGGFIFGVNPMNSFPNTNKMRAALDKLDWLVCSELHNSETTDNWKRPGVDPKACKTEVFLLPSAHRIEKEGTISNSGRWLQWFDQGVKPGGEARNFADIVVPLFNTLRELYKAEGGQLPDPILKMNWTDKYDAAEWARRINGLFWADSKVGDKQYKRGQQVPAFAALKDDGTTSSLNWIYAGSWTEEDGNKSKRRNTSQTPMQANIGLFPNWSWCWPVNRRILYNRASVDVNGKPFNPKRAVIEWDGTKWVGDVPDGPWPPMAKEGGKLPFIMVKDGHAQFFGAGPADGPFPEHYEPAETPLASHPFSKQLSSPVYKFHTSDMDKIAAPADPNYPYVLTTYSLTEHWCGGGETRNVPNLLETEPQLYVEMSPELAKEKGIKNGDGVVLESIRGTCEAIAMVTVRIRPFTVMGRTIHLVGMPFAFGWTTPKCGDSTNRLTVGAYDPNTTIPESKACCVNLRKADKLTEIG